One window of Bos indicus isolate NIAB-ARS_2022 breed Sahiwal x Tharparkar chromosome 20, NIAB-ARS_B.indTharparkar_mat_pri_1.0, whole genome shotgun sequence genomic DNA carries:
- the NPM1 gene encoding nucleophosmin isoform X2, protein MEDSMDMDMSPLRPQNYLFGCELKADRDYHFKVDNDENEHQLSLRTVSLGAGAKDELHVVEAEAMNYEGSPIKVTLATLKMSVQPTVSLGGFEITPPVVLRLKCGSGPVHISGQHLVAVEEDAESEEEEEEEVKLLSISGKRSAPGSGSKVPQKKVKLAADEDEDDDDDDDDDDDEDDDDDDFDEEVEEKAPVKKSVRDTPAKNAQKSNQNGKDSKPSTPRSKGQESFKKQEKTPKTPKGPSSVEDIKAKMQASIEKAH, encoded by the exons ATGgaggattcaatggacatggacaTGAGCCCCTTGAGGCCCCAGAACTATCTTTTCG GTTGTGAACTAAAGGCTGACAGAGATTATCACTTCAAGGTGGATAATGATGAAAATGAGCACCAGTTATCTTTAAGAACG GTCAGTTTAGGGGCTGGAGCAAAGGATGAGTTACATGTTGTTGAAGCAGAGGCGATGAATTATGAAGGCAGTCCAATTAAAGTAACACTGGCAACTTTGAAAATGTCTGTACAGCCAACG gtttCTCTTGGGGGCTTTGAAATTACACCACCTGTGGTCTTACGGTTGAAGTGTGGTTCAGGGCCTGTGCATATCAGTGGACAGCACTTAGTAG ccGTGGAGGAAGATGCAGAgtcagaagaggaggaggaggaggaggtgaaacTCCTGAGTATATCTGGAAAGCGTTCTGCCCCTGGAAGTGGTAGCAAGGTTCCCCAG aaaaaagtgaagctTGCTGctgatgaagatgaagatgatgatgacgatgacgatgatgatgatgatgaaga TGATGATGATGACGATTTTGATGAGGAAGTTGAAGAAAAAGCTCCAGTAAAGAAA TCTGTACGAGATACTCCAGCCAAAAATGCACAAAAATcgaaccaaaatggaaaagactcaAAACCGTCAACACCAAGATCAAAA GGTCAAGAATCCttcaaaaaacaggaaaaaacaccGAAAACACCTAAAGGACCTAGCTCTGTAGAAGACATTAAAGCAAAAATGCAAGCAAGTATAGAAAAA GCTCATTGA
- the NPM1 gene encoding nucleophosmin isoform X1 — translation MEDSMDMDMSPLRPQNYLFGCELKADRDYHFKVDNDENEHQLSLRTVSLGAGAKDELHVVEAEAMNYEGSPIKVTLATLKMSVQPTVSLGGFEITPPVVLRLKCGSGPVHISGQHLVAVEEDAESEEEEEEEVKLLSISGKRSAPGSGSKVPQKKVKLAADEDEDDDDDDDDDDDEDDDDDDFDEEVEEKAPVKKSVRDTPAKNAQKSNQNGKDSKPSTPRSKGQESFKKQEKTPKTPKGPSSVEDIKAKMQASIEKGGSLPKVEAKFINYVKNCFRMTDQEAIQDLWQWRKSL, via the exons ATGgaggattcaatggacatggacaTGAGCCCCTTGAGGCCCCAGAACTATCTTTTCG GTTGTGAACTAAAGGCTGACAGAGATTATCACTTCAAGGTGGATAATGATGAAAATGAGCACCAGTTATCTTTAAGAACG GTCAGTTTAGGGGCTGGAGCAAAGGATGAGTTACATGTTGTTGAAGCAGAGGCGATGAATTATGAAGGCAGTCCAATTAAAGTAACACTGGCAACTTTGAAAATGTCTGTACAGCCAACG gtttCTCTTGGGGGCTTTGAAATTACACCACCTGTGGTCTTACGGTTGAAGTGTGGTTCAGGGCCTGTGCATATCAGTGGACAGCACTTAGTAG ccGTGGAGGAAGATGCAGAgtcagaagaggaggaggaggaggaggtgaaacTCCTGAGTATATCTGGAAAGCGTTCTGCCCCTGGAAGTGGTAGCAAGGTTCCCCAG aaaaaagtgaagctTGCTGctgatgaagatgaagatgatgatgacgatgacgatgatgatgatgatgaaga TGATGATGATGACGATTTTGATGAGGAAGTTGAAGAAAAAGCTCCAGTAAAGAAA TCTGTACGAGATACTCCAGCCAAAAATGCACAAAAATcgaaccaaaatggaaaagactcaAAACCGTCAACACCAAGATCAAAA GGTCAAGAATCCttcaaaaaacaggaaaaaacaccGAAAACACCTAAAGGACCTAGCTCTGTAGAAGACATTAAAGCAAAAATGCAAGCAAGTATAGAAAAA GGTGGTTCCCTTCCCAAAGTGGAAGCCAAGTTTATCAATTATGTGAAGAATTGTTTCCGGATGACTGACCAGGAG gctatTCAAGATCTCTGGCAGTGGAGGAAGTCTCTTTAA
- the NPM1 gene encoding nucleophosmin isoform X3: MNYEGSPIKVTLATLKMSVQPTVSLGGFEITPPVVLRLKCGSGPVHISGQHLVAVEEDAESEEEEEEEVKLLSISGKRSAPGSGSKVPQKKVKLAADEDEDDDDDDDDDDDEDDDDDDFDEEVEEKAPVKKSVRDTPAKNAQKSNQNGKDSKPSTPRSKGQESFKKQEKTPKTPKGPSSVEDIKAKMQASIEKGGSLPKVEAKFINYVKNCFRMTDQEAIQDLWQWRKSL; encoded by the exons ATGAATTATGAAGGCAGTCCAATTAAAGTAACACTGGCAACTTTGAAAATGTCTGTACAGCCAACG gtttCTCTTGGGGGCTTTGAAATTACACCACCTGTGGTCTTACGGTTGAAGTGTGGTTCAGGGCCTGTGCATATCAGTGGACAGCACTTAGTAG ccGTGGAGGAAGATGCAGAgtcagaagaggaggaggaggaggaggtgaaacTCCTGAGTATATCTGGAAAGCGTTCTGCCCCTGGAAGTGGTAGCAAGGTTCCCCAG aaaaaagtgaagctTGCTGctgatgaagatgaagatgatgatgacgatgacgatgatgatgatgatgaaga TGATGATGATGACGATTTTGATGAGGAAGTTGAAGAAAAAGCTCCAGTAAAGAAA TCTGTACGAGATACTCCAGCCAAAAATGCACAAAAATcgaaccaaaatggaaaagactcaAAACCGTCAACACCAAGATCAAAA GGTCAAGAATCCttcaaaaaacaggaaaaaacaccGAAAACACCTAAAGGACCTAGCTCTGTAGAAGACATTAAAGCAAAAATGCAAGCAAGTATAGAAAAA GGTGGTTCCCTTCCCAAAGTGGAAGCCAAGTTTATCAATTATGTGAAGAATTGTTTCCGGATGACTGACCAGGAG gctatTCAAGATCTCTGGCAGTGGAGGAAGTCTCTTTAA